A genomic segment from Elusimicrobium sp. encodes:
- the ligA gene encoding NAD-dependent DNA ligase LigA: protein MYPKDEIERLKKLINYHNNLYYNLDNPILSDTQYDELYKQLKDLEDQYPQYRTQDSPTQRVGGKAVNLFTPVKHAVAMMSLDNSYSPEDIREWYERTAKTLQLNDFEMVVEGKIDGVSCSLTYENGVLVKAASRGDGKTGEDITANVRTIKNIPQQLTDAPQGTLEIRGEVYLDKRDLEQLNKVQQLRGENIFANTRNAAAGSLRQKDSQITATRPLKFFAHSFGAGNLTQSSFSEFIEICRKWGFSICPARTKTNQIAEVIRFYQQFENSRHQLPFDVDGLVVKVNRFDYQRILGATAKSPRWAIAFKYPAPQATTILKNVIFSVGRTGVITPVAELEPVPCAGVVISNATLHNFDEINRLQVRVGDSVIVERAGEVIPKIIKVAEHKGSQEVLPPEKCPSCGEKVYKEQDEVGYYCINPACPAQLRARLLHFASRHAMDIDGLGDVVMDLLLANNYVTDFADIYGLTFLHLLNLENFKDKKAQNLLDAIEASKQKPLSKLLFALGIAFVGEKTAEILADKFHTLDALKEASLEELQSVPEVGEKVSQAIYDFFRDSRVLELLERLRAAGLNFTQPQKELSGNIFDGKTLVFTGELKTMTRTEAEQMAKQYGGKASGSVSKKTSYVIAGEAAGSKLKKAEELGIPVLTEEEFLKMINSAK from the coding sequence ATGTATCCGAAAGACGAAATTGAACGGCTTAAAAAACTGATCAATTATCACAATAACCTCTATTATAATTTGGACAATCCTATTTTGTCCGATACCCAGTACGACGAACTTTACAAGCAGCTCAAAGATTTAGAAGACCAATATCCCCAATACCGCACGCAAGATTCCCCTACCCAACGGGTAGGCGGAAAGGCTGTTAATCTTTTTACGCCCGTCAAACACGCGGTGGCGATGATGTCGCTAGACAATTCCTACTCACCCGAAGATATCCGCGAGTGGTACGAGCGCACCGCCAAAACTTTACAACTAAATGATTTTGAAATGGTAGTAGAAGGAAAGATTGACGGGGTTTCCTGCTCGCTGACATACGAAAACGGCGTTTTGGTAAAAGCCGCCAGCCGCGGAGACGGAAAAACAGGGGAAGACATTACCGCCAATGTTCGTACTATTAAAAATATCCCGCAACAGCTGACAGATGCCCCGCAGGGGACTTTAGAAATTCGCGGGGAAGTCTATTTAGATAAACGAGATTTGGAACAATTAAACAAAGTGCAACAACTGCGCGGCGAAAACATTTTTGCCAATACCCGTAACGCCGCGGCCGGTTCTCTTCGGCAAAAAGACTCCCAAATTACGGCCACCCGCCCGCTTAAATTTTTTGCTCACTCTTTTGGCGCGGGCAACCTTACGCAAAGCAGTTTCAGCGAATTTATAGAAATTTGCCGCAAGTGGGGCTTTTCCATTTGTCCGGCACGCACCAAAACCAACCAAATCGCGGAAGTAATCCGCTTTTACCAACAGTTCGAAAACTCCCGCCACCAACTCCCTTTTGATGTGGACGGGTTGGTAGTAAAAGTAAACCGCTTTGATTACCAACGCATTTTGGGCGCCACCGCCAAAAGCCCCCGTTGGGCCATTGCTTTTAAGTACCCGGCTCCGCAAGCCACCACTATTCTAAAAAATGTTATTTTTTCCGTGGGACGCACCGGCGTTATTACCCCTGTAGCGGAGTTGGAACCCGTACCCTGTGCGGGGGTGGTAATTTCCAATGCCACTTTGCATAATTTTGACGAAATAAACCGCTTGCAAGTGCGCGTAGGGGACAGCGTGATTGTGGAACGCGCAGGCGAAGTGATTCCCAAAATTATAAAAGTGGCCGAACACAAAGGCTCTCAGGAAGTTCTTCCTCCCGAAAAATGCCCTTCCTGCGGGGAAAAGGTTTATAAAGAGCAAGACGAAGTAGGGTACTACTGCATTAACCCCGCGTGCCCGGCCCAATTGCGCGCAAGACTGCTACACTTTGCGTCCCGCCATGCCATGGATATCGACGGCTTGGGCGATGTGGTTATGGATTTGTTGCTGGCCAATAATTATGTAACCGATTTTGCCGACATTTACGGTTTAACTTTTCTGCATTTATTAAATTTGGAAAATTTCAAAGATAAAAAAGCCCAAAATCTGTTGGACGCGATTGAAGCAAGCAAACAAAAACCGCTGTCCAAATTATTATTCGCGCTCGGAATTGCGTTTGTGGGAGAAAAAACCGCCGAAATATTGGCGGATAAATTCCACACGCTCGATGCCCTCAAAGAAGCTAGTTTGGAAGAGTTGCAAAGCGTTCCCGAAGTGGGCGAAAAAGTATCTCAAGCCATTTACGATTTTTTCCGCGATTCACGCGTGTTGGAATTGTTGGAACGCTTGCGCGCGGCGGGGCTCAATTTTACACAACCGCAAAAGGAACTTTCCGGCAATATTTTTGACGGGAAGACCTTGGTATTTACAGGGGAACTAAAAACCATGACCCGCACCGAAGCCGAACAAATGGCTAAACAATACGGCGGAAAAGCCAGCGGAAGTGTGTCTAAAAAAACCTCGTATGTAATTGCGGGAGAAGCCGCCGGAAGCAAACTGAAAAAAGCGGAAGAACTGGGAATTCCCGTACTGACGGAAGAAGAATTTTTGAAGATGATAAATTCCGCTAAATAA
- a CDS encoding MarC family protein: MEWSLLFNSFIGMLAILNPIGNVPIFLEHVENEPPNVQRAVAILMALSIFILMAIFFIFGNRILTAFGITIPAFRLAGSIIILIVGLRMLQGKGKFESHGIETAASSSGTFDQARNRLSHILVPVAMPLFIGPGSITTVILYAEKTTSITMGIVMLAMLFLCSVIVGVVLVSSRYIFNKIGTNGTQIVIRFMGMILCAIAMQFMIDGVAQLLPGVLDSSFTHAGH; the protein is encoded by the coding sequence ATGGAATGGAGTTTGCTTTTTAACTCATTTATCGGTATGCTTGCTATTTTGAACCCGATTGGAAACGTGCCGATTTTTTTGGAACATGTAGAAAATGAGCCCCCCAATGTACAGCGTGCGGTAGCCATTTTGATGGCCTTATCTATTTTTATTTTGATGGCCATATTTTTTATTTTTGGGAACCGAATTCTTACTGCTTTTGGTATTACCATTCCGGCTTTCCGTTTAGCGGGGTCGATTATTATTTTGATAGTTGGGCTTCGCATGTTACAAGGGAAAGGAAAATTTGAAAGCCACGGCATTGAAACCGCCGCCAGCAGTAGCGGCACTTTTGATCAGGCACGCAATCGTTTGAGCCATATTTTGGTGCCGGTGGCCATGCCGCTTTTTATCGGGCCGGGTTCTATTACCACGGTTATTTTGTATGCGGAAAAAACCACATCCATCACCATGGGCATTGTGATGCTGGCCATGCTGTTTTTGTGTTCGGTAATTGTGGGGGTAGTTCTTGTCAGTTCCCGTTATATTTTTAATAAAATCGGCACGAACGGAACTCAAATTGTGATTCGTTTTATGGGTATGATTTTGTGCGCGATTGCCATGCAGTTTATGATTGACGGGGTCGCCCAACTGTTGCCGGGAGTGTTAGATTCTTCCTTTACTCATGCCGGCCATTAA
- a CDS encoding AI-2E family transporter has product MASKNILEKFAPINNICLMILAGCAATWVLVYTKTMLMPFVIALFISMVAGTLANKMKKNWNVPYTLGLIISFLAFLAIITSSVLFISGSIESFVAGADIYGERVSDSIDWVLLQAQKYGVNVNAQFVADTVAKLPVFNMVKSVGSTLVSILTNLMLITLFVIFIFMGKATENKPSLVSNVQQQISFYLIIKIFVSLLAAGFTWIVLASVKTELASMLAVLTFVLNFIPNIGPFIATILPAPVLFLQYGFDWHILIVLALLTAIHFVIGNILETKWLGKSMDLDPIVVIACLIFWALVWGVMGALLAVPMTAIIKIILAKNETTKPLADLLSGKYSFK; this is encoded by the coding sequence ATGGCATCTAAAAACATATTGGAAAAATTTGCTCCCATCAATAATATCTGCCTGATGATTTTAGCAGGCTGTGCGGCTACTTGGGTTTTGGTTTATACCAAAACGATGCTGATGCCGTTTGTCATTGCGTTATTTATTTCTATGGTAGCCGGAACCCTGGCCAACAAAATGAAAAAGAACTGGAACGTGCCTTATACCTTGGGGCTTATCATCAGTTTTTTGGCTTTTTTGGCTATCATCACCTCGTCCGTGTTATTCATCTCCGGTTCTATTGAAAGTTTTGTGGCCGGAGCCGATATCTACGGTGAACGCGTCAGCGACAGCATCGATTGGGTACTTTTGCAAGCACAGAAATACGGAGTAAATGTAAATGCCCAATTCGTGGCAGACACCGTGGCCAAATTACCCGTTTTTAATATGGTAAAAAGCGTGGGAAGCACCTTGGTATCTATTCTTACCAACTTAATGCTGATTACCTTGTTTGTTATCTTTATTTTCATGGGTAAAGCGACCGAAAACAAACCTTCTTTGGTAAGCAATGTTCAACAGCAAATTTCCTTTTATTTGATTATTAAAATTTTTGTTTCTCTTTTAGCGGCCGGATTTACCTGGATTGTGTTGGCCTCCGTCAAAACGGAATTGGCTTCCATGTTAGCCGTGCTTACTTTTGTACTTAATTTTATTCCCAATATCGGCCCGTTTATTGCTACCATATTACCGGCGCCGGTGCTCTTTTTACAATACGGTTTCGATTGGCATATCCTGATTGTGCTGGCCCTGTTGACGGCGATTCACTTTGTTATCGGCAACATTTTGGAAACCAAATGGCTCGGCAAAAGCATGGATTTGGATCCCATTGTTGTGATTGCCTGCTTAATTTTTTGGGCCCTTGTTTGGGGGGTGATGGGGGCACTTCTTGCCGTGCCGATGACGGCTATTATCAAAATTATATTAGCCAAAAACGAAACCACCAAGCCTTTGGCTGATTTGCTTTCCGGTAAATATTCTTTCAAGTAG
- a CDS encoding AmpG family muropeptide MFS transporter: protein MQKNPWAFIPSLYFVEGLPYILINVVSAALYTKMGIPNDIFAFWTGFLYLPWTLKMFWSPLVDGRSTKRKWLLACQFLSAFIFFFIALCLRWNSFFAASLGGFMVGAFISATYDIATDGYYMLALSPERQGYFIGIRTIFYRLAMIFGGGTLLMLIGLLETSTQSVPLAWSLGMGGIGLLFLLFAFYHAWILPLPEEDKPAVSTGEKPVFAEVFKTYFSQKKIAYILLFILLYRLGDAMLEKIITPFLIGEPETGALGLTTTQLGFIKGTLGLAAVIAGNLTGGFLLGKFGFKKCIWPFALVLILPNFFYVYMAYCTPSVTTVAALITLEHFGNGLALMAFMVFIMYVSQGKYKTSHYAISTGIMAIGMMLPSMLSGKLQVALGYKHFFVAVAVLSVCMLSVIPLTFKIKSIEQTEQSFKKHKMSLADAE from the coding sequence ATGCAAAAAAATCCGTGGGCGTTTATCCCTTCCCTTTATTTTGTGGAAGGGCTTCCGTATATTTTAATCAATGTCGTTTCGGCGGCCCTTTATACCAAAATGGGTATTCCGAACGACATTTTTGCTTTTTGGACGGGCTTTTTATATCTTCCGTGGACGCTTAAAATGTTTTGGAGTCCGCTGGTGGACGGTCGTTCCACTAAACGCAAGTGGTTGCTTGCCTGTCAGTTTTTATCCGCCTTTATTTTCTTTTTTATTGCGCTTTGTTTAAGGTGGAATTCCTTTTTTGCCGCTTCGCTGGGAGGTTTTATGGTAGGAGCGTTTATTTCCGCCACTTATGACATAGCCACCGACGGCTACTATATGCTGGCATTATCCCCGGAGCGCCAGGGATATTTCATTGGAATCCGTACTATTTTTTACCGTTTGGCTATGATTTTCGGCGGAGGAACTCTGCTGATGCTCATTGGCCTGTTGGAAACTTCTACCCAAAGCGTTCCTTTGGCGTGGAGCCTGGGCATGGGCGGAATAGGCCTTCTTTTTCTCCTCTTTGCTTTTTATCACGCCTGGATACTTCCTCTCCCCGAAGAAGACAAACCCGCCGTTTCTACCGGGGAAAAACCTGTTTTTGCGGAAGTTTTCAAAACTTACTTTTCCCAAAAAAAGATTGCTTACATTTTGCTTTTTATTTTGCTTTACCGTTTGGGCGATGCCATGTTGGAAAAAATCATCACGCCTTTTTTAATCGGCGAGCCCGAAACGGGAGCCTTGGGTTTAACCACCACCCAATTGGGTTTTATTAAGGGAACGCTCGGTTTGGCGGCCGTTATCGCCGGGAATTTGACGGGCGGCTTTTTGCTTGGGAAATTCGGTTTCAAAAAATGTATTTGGCCGTTTGCGCTCGTGCTTATTTTGCCGAATTTCTTTTATGTGTATATGGCTTACTGCACGCCGTCTGTCACCACGGTGGCCGCATTGATTACCTTGGAACATTTCGGCAACGGTTTGGCCCTCATGGCCTTTATGGTATTTATTATGTATGTTTCCCAAGGAAAGTACAAAACTTCCCACTATGCTATTTCTACCGGGATAATGGCTATCGGCATGATGCTTCCTTCCATGCTTTCGGGCAAGTTACAAGTGGCGTTGGGGTACAAACATTTCTTTGTGGCGGTGGCTGTTTTAAGCGTATGTATGTTAAGCGTTATTCCGCTTACCTTCAAAATAAAATCAATTGAACAAACCGAACAATCTTTCAAAAAACATAAAATGTCCTTGGCGGACGCGGAGTAA
- the murQ gene encoding N-acetylmuramic acid 6-phosphate etherase, producing MNKISPTEQINPLTKGLDKMTPLQIARAINAEDFTAAKAVKKAHKQIAQVMVMAAQTHASRKKIIFIGAGTSGRLGILEAVECVPTFGVKPSQIIGLIAGGKKAVFRSQEGAEDDDKQGAKEITQKARKGDLVIGLAASGKTPYVQGALKAAQKLGAQTALVSCNPYAPAEYAQVHICLETGPEALSGSTRMKAGTATKLALNAITTGAMTLCGKTYGNLMIDVQPSNKKLVARAVRLICQVAQTDEKTAISLLKNSGKSVKTAVVMHKKKVSRQEANKLLQKHKGFLTEVIDD from the coding sequence ATGAACAAAATTTCTCCAACCGAACAGATAAACCCCCTTACCAAAGGGTTAGATAAAATGACCCCTCTGCAAATTGCCCGCGCTATCAATGCGGAAGATTTTACCGCGGCCAAAGCCGTTAAAAAAGCCCATAAACAAATCGCGCAGGTAATGGTAATGGCCGCACAAACGCATGCTTCGCGCAAAAAAATTATTTTTATCGGAGCGGGAACCAGCGGACGCTTGGGCATTTTGGAAGCGGTGGAGTGCGTGCCCACTTTTGGAGTGAAACCTTCCCAAATTATCGGCCTTATTGCCGGCGGAAAGAAAGCCGTTTTCCGCTCGCAGGAAGGCGCGGAAGACGATGATAAACAAGGAGCCAAAGAAATTACCCAAAAAGCACGCAAGGGAGATTTGGTTATCGGCTTGGCTGCCAGCGGAAAAACCCCGTATGTACAAGGAGCCTTAAAAGCTGCCCAAAAATTAGGAGCGCAAACGGCTCTTGTTTCCTGCAACCCGTATGCCCCTGCCGAGTATGCCCAAGTGCATATTTGTTTGGAAACGGGCCCCGAAGCCTTAAGCGGTTCCACCCGCATGAAGGCCGGCACGGCTACCAAACTCGCACTCAATGCCATTACCACAGGCGCCATGACTTTGTGCGGCAAAACGTACGGCAATTTAATGATAGATGTTCAGCCCTCCAATAAAAAATTGGTTGCGCGCGCCGTCCGCCTGATTTGCCAAGTAGCCCAAACGGACGAAAAAACAGCTATATCTCTGTTAAAAAATTCCGGCAAAAGCGTAAAAACAGCCGTTGTGATGCACAAGAAAAAAGTTTCGCGCCAAGAAGCCAACAAACTTCTTCAAAAACACAAAGGATTTTTAACGGAGGTTATCGATGACTAA
- a CDS encoding anhydro-N-acetylmuramic acid kinase, which produces MTKIALGLMSGTSADGLTVCAVYPKPFQILCFKNYAYPASLQKRLLSAYQLTAPELSALHYELGALYARLVKKFLKEFSVSPKNLCVIGSHGQTVYHGPHDKVPNTLQIADASALACEIGVPVVSDFRAKDIALGGEGAPLMPFFDEYIWGKRIPKILLNIGGISNFSVVGKGQQTAGFDVGPGNTLIDLACQHFFRKPFDKDGHLAARGIPDKTLVGKLLKQKFFSQKPPKSLDKNAFGTDYLKKYFKTTLPQNPYDLMATLTYFTAAAIAKAVKDFVPAKAQRELVVSGGGCYNKTLLNYLKELLPHLKVSTTLSYHIDPQAKEAAAFALFAWLTLQKKINHCARATGARKNTILGKITL; this is translated from the coding sequence ATGACTAAAATTGCTCTGGGCCTGATGAGCGGCACCAGTGCCGACGGGCTGACCGTTTGTGCCGTTTATCCAAAACCTTTCCAAATTCTTTGTTTCAAAAACTATGCCTATCCCGCATCGTTACAAAAACGGCTTTTATCCGCCTATCAACTTACCGCTCCGGAATTAAGCGCGCTTCACTACGAGTTGGGGGCTTTGTATGCACGGCTTGTAAAAAAATTTTTGAAAGAATTTTCTGTTTCTCCTAAAAATTTATGTGTTATCGGCTCTCACGGACAAACGGTTTATCATGGCCCGCACGATAAAGTACCCAATACTTTACAAATAGCAGATGCCTCTGCTCTTGCGTGCGAAATAGGAGTGCCCGTCGTTAGTGATTTTCGCGCCAAAGATATTGCTCTTGGCGGAGAAGGGGCCCCCCTTATGCCTTTTTTTGATGAATACATTTGGGGCAAAAGAATCCCAAAAATCTTATTGAATATCGGCGGAATTTCCAATTTTTCCGTAGTGGGGAAAGGCCAACAGACCGCAGGCTTTGATGTCGGCCCGGGAAACACTTTAATCGATTTGGCATGCCAACACTTTTTCCGCAAACCTTTTGATAAAGACGGCCACCTTGCCGCACGCGGAATACCCGATAAAACCCTTGTCGGAAAATTGTTAAAGCAAAAGTTCTTTTCGCAAAAACCGCCGAAAAGTTTGGACAAAAATGCCTTCGGAACAGATTATTTAAAAAAATATTTCAAAACAACGCTCCCACAAAATCCATACGATTTAATGGCCACCCTTACTTATTTTACCGCGGCCGCCATTGCCAAAGCCGTAAAAGACTTTGTGCCCGCAAAGGCTCAACGGGAATTGGTTGTTTCCGGCGGGGGGTGTTATAACAAAACCCTTCTTAATTACTTAAAAGAACTTTTACCGCATCTGAAAGTAAGCACCACTCTTTCTTATCACATAGATCCGCAAGCCAAAGAGGCCGCCGCGTTTGCCTTGTTTGCGTGGTTAACTTTGCAGAAAAAAATAAATCATTGTGCGCGCGCCACGGGAGCCCGCAAAAATACCATTTTAGGAAAAATTACCCTATGA
- a CDS encoding nucleoside deaminase, with product MEAQELLQHKKFLKEAIKLAEKGVATGKGGPFGAVIVKNGKIVARGCNQVTSTNDPTRHAEVDAIRKACKKLNSFELKDCIIYSSCEPCPMCLGAIYWARPKALYFAADRIIAAKHGFDDNFIYKEVVLPVKERAIKTVCIALDEKEKPFDNWDNKTDKTKY from the coding sequence ATGGAAGCCCAAGAACTTTTACAGCATAAAAAATTTTTGAAGGAAGCCATTAAATTGGCTGAAAAAGGCGTAGCCACCGGCAAAGGGGGGCCGTTTGGGGCGGTTATCGTAAAAAACGGTAAAATTGTGGCAAGAGGATGCAATCAGGTAACATCTACCAACGATCCCACCCGTCATGCGGAAGTAGATGCCATACGCAAAGCGTGCAAAAAATTAAACTCTTTTGAACTCAAAGATTGTATTATTTATTCTTCGTGCGAACCGTGCCCTATGTGTTTGGGGGCTATCTATTGGGCCCGCCCGAAAGCCCTTTATTTTGCGGCGGACAGAATTATTGCTGCCAAACACGGGTTTGATGATAATTTTATTTATAAAGAAGTTGTTTTGCCCGTAAAAGAAAGGGCCATTAAAACGGTTTGTATTGCCTTGGACGAAAAAGAAAAACCTTTTGACAATTGGGATAATAAAACAGATAAAACAAAATACTAG
- a CDS encoding ComEC family competence protein has translation MIHLNLYKRPLLWVLAVVLLTLSFLYSPAPSRRDIFHFIFLKEVTLVGRVESFAVTKKDTQNVVLKVLSVNGQEGEGYVYARLKNFSPQWKDTLEITGHLQQPYGIDLLGNFDWRRYLAYKNIFTEIKGSQVRVEKEAPFYWRGVRELRRNILQVFQQSFPPELAAIAGGILLGEKGDLPPAIYSAFQDSGAIHLLVASGGNVGFVTLITLGLCGLICLPRRKALLVSLFVAGAYTCMAGADAPLVRAYIMTLCACLGYLFGRNSGVLQGLFISCLVIVGWNPSALFETGFQMSFLATFAIVLCLTNYPARSSWPRAGKFFFHIFLATLASQLALIPVFTNVFYKVSLAGLLSNIFLVPLSSVIMSISFLYALFSFCGVGVLLYGPCFYLLEIFKALTLFFASFPFSALPVCAWNTGSVIMYYIGLFWVLNLPVKGFFRRGTGLCLTAIVLVWGSQFFFSPEMKIYLLNEWHKPAVILSTRDGRVFLFGGKDIPPEKISRALHKTGFAQADAHFLFTDKEGKYPSALYDAKQIISPFGGGYWPGEEISFGKTKVKIVWGEHLTKSGRLWTNKGYSGNGKEDVSYCVSSGGKEVCVGFKGFFIKTENGVFSGKLNQTIFIEN, from the coding sequence TTGATTCATTTAAACCTCTATAAAAGGCCGCTTTTATGGGTGTTGGCGGTTGTTTTGTTAACCCTTTCTTTTCTCTATAGTCCCGCTCCTTCCCGGCGGGACATTTTCCATTTTATCTTTCTAAAAGAAGTTACCCTTGTGGGGCGCGTGGAAAGTTTTGCCGTCACCAAAAAAGATACGCAAAATGTAGTATTAAAAGTGCTGTCGGTAAACGGACAGGAAGGGGAAGGGTATGTTTACGCTCGCCTGAAAAACTTTTCTCCCCAATGGAAAGATACGCTGGAAATAACGGGTCATTTGCAACAACCCTATGGAATAGATTTGCTGGGAAATTTTGATTGGCGGCGTTATTTGGCGTATAAAAATATTTTTACGGAAATAAAAGGTTCTCAAGTCCGCGTCGAAAAAGAGGCTCCTTTTTATTGGCGCGGAGTGCGGGAACTCCGCCGTAACATTTTGCAGGTTTTTCAACAGTCCTTTCCGCCGGAGTTGGCTGCCATCGCGGGTGGTATTTTGCTGGGAGAAAAAGGCGATTTGCCCCCTGCCATTTACAGTGCGTTTCAGGACAGCGGGGCGATTCATCTGTTGGTGGCATCGGGCGGAAATGTGGGATTTGTTACCCTTATTACATTGGGTCTTTGCGGCTTAATCTGCTTGCCCAGGCGCAAGGCGCTATTGGTGTCCTTGTTTGTGGCGGGTGCTTATACTTGTATGGCAGGGGCCGATGCTCCTTTAGTGCGTGCGTATATAATGACGCTTTGTGCATGTTTGGGATATTTGTTCGGGAGGAACAGCGGGGTATTGCAGGGGTTGTTTATTTCCTGTTTGGTAATTGTGGGGTGGAATCCTTCGGCTTTATTCGAGACAGGTTTTCAAATGTCTTTTTTAGCCACTTTTGCCATTGTACTTTGTTTAACCAATTACCCCGCGCGCTCTTCATGGCCCCGTGCGGGCAAATTTTTCTTTCATATTTTTCTGGCTACGCTTGCCAGTCAATTGGCGTTAATTCCCGTGTTTACTAATGTGTTTTACAAGGTCTCTCTGGCAGGACTGCTTTCCAATATCTTTTTGGTTCCGCTTTCTTCCGTGATTATGAGTATTAGTTTTTTGTATGCACTCTTTTCTTTTTGCGGTGTAGGTGTTTTGTTGTATGGCCCTTGTTTTTATTTGTTGGAAATTTTCAAAGCCCTTACACTCTTTTTTGCTTCCTTCCCTTTTTCGGCGTTGCCTGTTTGTGCATGGAACACAGGTTCGGTTATCATGTATTACATCGGCCTTTTTTGGGTGTTAAATTTACCGGTAAAAGGCTTTTTCCGTCGGGGAACGGGGCTTTGTTTGACGGCGATTGTTTTAGTGTGGGGAAGTCAGTTCTTTTTCTCTCCCGAAATGAAAATTTATTTATTAAACGAGTGGCACAAACCCGCCGTTATTTTATCCACGCGCGACGGCCGGGTGTTTTTATTCGGCGGGAAGGATATCCCGCCCGAAAAAATATCCCGTGCTTTGCACAAAACAGGGTTTGCCCAAGCCGATGCACATTTTTTGTTTACGGATAAAGAAGGGAAATATCCTTCCGCCTTATACGATGCCAAGCAAATAATTTCTCCCTTCGGCGGAGGCTATTGGCCGGGGGAAGAAATTTCTTTTGGCAAAACAAAAGTGAAAATAGTATGGGGGGAACATCTAACAAAAAGCGGACGCCTGTGGACAAACAAAGGTTATAGCGGAAACGGGAAAGAAGATGTTTCTTATTGTGTTTCTTCTGGCGGGAAGGAAGTTTGCGTGGGTTTTAAGGGGTTTTTTATAAAGACGGAAAACGGTGTTTTCTCCGGCAAACTAAACCAAACTATTTTTATTGAAAATTAG
- the recR gene encoding recombination protein RecR: MKSLDRFVRALRRLPGVGPRQAERFSAYFLRAPQGETEEFINALLSVKQDIKLCQVCFSYCENDICEICQDPDRDHSVLCVVEDPQDIESIEKTGAFKGLYHVLHGAISPMAGRGAEQVKVRELLDRIHNAKTPVREVIIATDPDSEGETTALYLADLLRGLVEQVTRIGYGVPLGGDIDYIDEMTLGYSLKGRTKL; the protein is encoded by the coding sequence ATGAAAAGTTTAGATAGATTCGTCCGTGCTTTAAGAAGATTACCCGGCGTGGGTCCGCGCCAGGCGGAGCGTTTTTCTGCCTATTTTTTGCGTGCCCCCCAAGGGGAAACGGAAGAGTTTATCAATGCCCTTTTGTCTGTTAAGCAAGACATTAAATTATGTCAAGTTTGTTTTTCCTATTGTGAAAACGATATTTGCGAAATCTGCCAAGACCCCGACAGAGACCACAGCGTTTTATGCGTAGTGGAAGATCCGCAAGATATTGAATCTATCGAAAAAACCGGAGCCTTTAAGGGCCTTTATCATGTGCTTCATGGGGCTATTTCTCCCATGGCAGGGCGCGGGGCCGAGCAAGTGAAAGTGCGGGAATTGTTGGATCGTATTCACAATGCCAAAACACCCGTGCGCGAAGTGATTATCGCTACCGACCCGGATAGCGAAGGCGAAACTACCGCCCTCTATTTGGCCGATTTACTCCGTGGTCTTGTGGAGCAGGTAACGCGTATCGGTTATGGGGTTCCTCTCGGCGGAGATATCGATTATATTGACGAAATGACGTTGGGATATTCCCTCAAAGGACGCACCAAACTTTGA